DNA sequence from the Puntigrus tetrazona isolate hp1 chromosome 2, ASM1883169v1, whole genome shotgun sequence genome:
ttgtattgttataGACATCCAAATTTCAACAACGTTAAAAAAATGAGCTTGATATGTCATATTTTactagaatgttttttttatttaaattatatgcatatatacagatatccattatttaaatagaatgtatttacaaaataataactaataaaatagcttttttcagAATATGGTGAATGAGGCTCAATATGCGTTTAATCTAAAAAACAATCCTCGTACCCAAATAAGCAGGAAGGGGTCGCTCTCATCCAGCAGGGAGCCAAAGAAGCGGTGAATGCTCTCAGTTTGGTTCAGATCTTCTCTTACTCTGCAGCACTCTTCTTGCACCCTCTCCATGGCCTGCTGTCTCTCCTGCTCTGTGATATTTATTACAGCTGACACCAGTCGGCCCACCTGAGCCTGCAGGGCTGAACCCATCTGTAACACCTGGGAGACATCACTCACAGAGGAACCCtccttaaatacacacacacacacagaatatgTAACACATGCATGCTGTTTTCAGTTATGAGAACCAGTACAGTAGTCCTTATATTTCAGATTAggaatatttagtttgattgaATTTGAGACGCCAAAAAGGCTTAAACCTACTATGATGCTGCGACAAGCTTTCTGATGCTCTTCAAGCATCTTTTCACCTTGCTTCACTTTCTCTTCTGCTTTCTCAAACAGGCTCTGTAATTTGACCTAGACACAGTACAGAATTACAGTACAGTTGTTTCTTGTGAATGTCTGAGACTTCCGCTATACGTTCATAAACGTAAAGGATACCAAAAGTGCAGTAAATGTTAAAGTgaccctattatggatttttgaaaattccatttgatgcagtgtgtaacacagctctcaGTGGAAATTTAAACATACTGCAGGGGTTTGGAAACATTAATTGTTAaacatattataagaaaatgaaagtgcattctgaccttgcatgcatgtcaaccattgtttgggactcccaaaaccaataTAAGAacatttcataacccataataggggcactttaaaactGTGCTACAAGTGTGTACGATTACaacaatgaattaaaataagattaacTGAATAATTCAAAAGACGACTTTTTCTCAAGAAACAGTATAACAGTTCTTACTTTGTATTCCTCCTCCACTTTCCTCACCCCTTTGACTTGGTGTTGAGCATGCTGTCCTTCTAAAATGCAATCTGGGCAAACATACTCCCTATCATCCATGCAGTAATACCGGAATACCTCCTGATGGGCAGGGCACCTGTGGTGGGATACGTCCATTAGTGGCTCCACCAACAGGTGAGTGCTGTAAGCAGGCCGCTGCAGATGTGGCTGCAGATGTTGCTCACACAGAGAGATCTCACATCGCAGGCAGGTCTTCACTGCAGCTTGGGCCTCATTACCCTCGTCTTCTGGACAGCAGTCACATACCACCACCTTCTGCTCCTCCAGGCACTGTGGGCATACAAATCTTCGCCTGCCACAGCCGGTGCTCTGGCTCCAGGCCTCTTGTGCACAGGGCAGGCAAAAGCTGTGGCCACAGGGAAACGGTTGAGATCGACCAAAGAGGTCACGACACATGGGGCATGTGTGCTCTTCCTCCATTGAGCCTACAGCAGCTGCAAATGTAttatacacatgtaaacaaatgtaatttaatattctattttgtcatcatttaccaaAACAGTGAAGTTTGAGTATCCCAACCAGACAAACACAGCTACACCGACTCAATCAATAGCATAAGTTTGGGATGATACTATATGTTttgttgtaatgtaattttttgtatatttaattaaattaataattttttttatatcatttcatttatgtCTGCtcctaaaatgcttttaaattatttagtcatttacttccagtttataaaatatgcatgactcaaaatacaatataaaaaagtgtgcactTACTGAAAGGTAATGACTGATcactcataagaagtcaaatgCTACACGGATTAATACAGACCTATTTGACACAAACTAAGCTCTACTATTTGGTTAATCTGTCTCCCAAACAACTATTTTTAGAAATCCGTTCTATTTGACTACAGGATAAATAAGGTAATCTCCAGTGAGTCTCTATTGAAGtcaataaatgattataaaaaaggttatgtttattgttatttttttattaatatgctaGCTGATTCCTCCAAAAAGTGTAAACACTGGCTCTGTGACATTATTAGAGTTAGCAGTTGTTTTGTAGTATCTGACCAGCTCACCCTAGTTACATTAACCCATTCAGTGCCATGATTTTAGAATGAGACTATTTGTTTGATTAACAATGGGAGATGAGAGGAGCATTTGGGGAAGCTGTTTTAAATCTGTCactatttttgcaattttgctCTGCAACACTGATCACACAAAAACGACACCTAAATTTGCACTAAGTAAGTTTTCCCTTGAAAGCAATAACCGTCCCAGGCAACTGGGAAATGAAGAGATCAACTTCTCAGTGGCTTCTTGATTGGAATGAATGAAGCTGGTTACAATTACATGGTTAGCACTGAGATACATAACCTATAAAACTGAAAAGACTTACCTTTTTCGTCCTTTAGCCTTGTGTGAAGGATGATTTCATACAGAATCACAGCCCAAATGTACATGtaggagtgagtgtgtgtgtgtgcgtttgtgtgtgtgtgtgtgtgtgtgtatttgtgtttgtgtgcgtgtggggCAAGCTGGCTTATCCTGCAATGTCTTCTTAATCAGACTGACTGACCTCTCAATACAGAGAACGGCTAAGCCATCACATGACCTGTTCTTTACAGAAGCAATCATAAGGTGAGTGAAGGGAAGAGacgaaaacaaataaataccactgtttaaaataacactgtttgctaaaataaatcaagatATAATATTCTGTTATATGTTAGATATTACGGTTACAAATCACaagttcttttaattttaatacagacagttcagaaaaaaactaaagataATCAAATGCTTGTGACTCAAACTTCCTTGTCTAAAAGTTACAAACATGGCACTATGTGTACTTTTGTTATAGGAAGCTGATAAACCAGTTTGTCAAGTACAGAGACATATCACCTGcgcaaaaacagacaaaacatgcTTGAagattcattatttttactaatataaaatagagacaccagagAAAGACTAAGAACTAACAGAACattgagagaggaaaaaaaggagaGACAGAAGATATTGAAGCAAACCTCAAGAACGTCAAACTGATAGTTTGTGATGCATAatggaggaagaagagaaaTCTGATCGTCTTGACAGTGAGTTTTCTTCATGTTGTacatgttcaaaagtttgacacaaatctatataataattttccaacagttaatcatttaacagtcTTTAAAATATCGTCTCTtatcttaaatttaaagaattgAACAATTTATATACAAAGTCACTATGTACACAGTGTTATTCAGTGGATGAAAACATGTATAAACATCACTAGGATTGTACATGGATTTGTTCCTAAGAAGTACAAATCAACATAGTTAGGCCAAAACCTTTTACTTAATACAAATGAGATCTCACTGTGGTTATATAGTGAAAGTAAAACCTGCATGTTTCCATCGAGTTTCAAAGCAACAGCTTTACAATGTCTTTAAATAAAGGATGTTAAGTCcatgttttaatgttgttaaaagtatgtaataatgtaatttgaTTTGTCATCTAAAAGCAAACACAATAATGCAAGTCAAACTGCAAAATAGCATACACAATCCAAATGCACATGCAAAATATACCATTTCTACATTTGACTATACACctaaaatatgcacatttgtTAAAGTTTGCTTATTACAAGTGAACATTACAGgttctttaatattattttgcagGTTGCCCAGCTCTTCCTGAGATAAAGGCCATTATAATAGGCAGTAAAGCAGAGTACAAACGTAGTGCAGCTAATACCATTATTGGTGAGGAAGATTGTAAAGTGGGTGAAGAGATAGTCAAGAGTAAGAAGCAACAGATTACAGTTCAGAACAGGTCTGTTACTTTGGTAATGACACCGGGATGGTGGAGGAGCTTCACACTGACCGAGAGTGCAAAGTATTTAAAGATGGAGATTGTGCACAGTTTAAAACTGTGTCCTGATCCACATGCCTTCCTTCTAGTCATCAATCTACACAAACCATTcacaaaaatacacttaaacAGTGTACTAGAACACATGGAGATTCTTGGTGAGCAGATCTGGAACCACACCATCGTTCTGCTCATGTATGACAACACAGAGAAGAGAGATGTAGATAACAAACAGCTGATTGAGAGAGCAGGGACAGAGCTTAATATTCTTATACAAAAGTGTAAGAACAGAGTTCAGGTTTTCAATTATACTGACAGCAAGGGAATAAATGTGGAAGAACTGTTTCATGAGATAGAGAGACTGATAGAAAGCCATGAAGGTTTTAAAATTGACAGCAAACTGTTTGAAGATATGGAAGAAAAGAGATGGACTGTGGAGAAACAAgcaaaggagagagagaacgaaGTAAAAACAAAGATGCAAACCTTGAAACAATGTCTAACAGGTATAGTGCATCTTAATAATGGTAAATATTTTTTGCGTAATTAATAGAAGATGAAGTTAGGTCATATGATTTCAACTAAATATTAAGCACTCTTCATGAACTTTCATGTTCTTTTTGGCAGACAAAGTTTTCCCAGAGTTAAGGATTGTCTTAATGGGTGACAATATTGTGGGGAAGACCTCAGTGATGGACACcatcttaaaaaagaaagaattaaagAACCTGACCAAAAAGTGTGTGATGAGGGATGGAGAGGTTGACAAgagaaaagtcattttaattgacACTCCTGGATGGTGGCCCTACGCGTCTGTAAAGGAGACTTCAGAGTCAGTCAAGCAGGAGATCAAGTCAAGTGTTAGTATGTGTTCACCAGGACCTCATGCAGTTTTGCTGGTTCTGCAGTCTGGTGTCGCCTTCACTGAAGCTCAAAGGAGGTCTGTCAAGGAGCACATGGAGCTCCTGGGTGGAAATGTCTGGAAGTACTGTATAGTGGTGTTCAGTGGGGGTGACTGGATGGGAACCTCCACTATTGAAGAACACATTGAGAGTGAAGGAGAAGCTCTGCAGTGGCTGATCAATAAATGTGGAAACAGGTATCACGTACTGAACTACATGGAGCAGGACGATAGAGAACAGGTGAGAGAGTTGATGGAGAAAGTGGAGATGATGgcaagagaaaacaaagagctCCTGACACCTGTAGAAGCAGGAATGGAGGAGACCGACAGCGGTTGTGGATCTAACTGGTCAGAGCAAGACAAGTTAGAGAGAGGAAGCTTTAATCTGGATCCCCCTGAAAGTAAGTAGCCTGATAAACTCACTTTAACACAATAATTTGGTTACTCTCAAtcagtaaaacatgttttttaaatttcttcCAATAGTGAATGAAGAATATGTTGCAAAATGGCTTGAAAACACAGAAATTGTGTCTAACTACAGGACCTTATCAGAGTTTTCAAAGGATATTTCAGAAGATGTCACACTAAATCAAGATCAATGATGTTTTCAgctgtaaaataacaaattgtGCAAATTGCAAATTGCAATTGCAAATTGTGTGAATCTGTACATATTTGCTCCAGGAGTGCTACAGATTTCTTCTTATtctaaaaaactatttgttctTAAAATGCTTTTGAGTGTATTCTTACAAAATCTACCAACTTATTCGTTAGTATAACACCTGTCAtcactgtaaaaacaatgtaataaatgttaaatgttataatattaatttgttttcttccCATTCTATTcgttgcatttttatgtttgtttttttggtgtaatttgttaaaatatctgtaatgaataaaacatactttgagtgttttttcccatgaatatattttgagtaTATCAAACCAAATGTTCAGATACATAAGTGTTTCCGGGATACTGATAAACCAGCTCATAAAAGTCTTCACCCGGACCTCGTGCAGTTTTGCTGGTTATTTAAAATGCgtttataaaaattgtattgtcATATTTCTTCCCATAGTGCCTGCAGTTACCTGCAGTCCGTAAATTTTGCCTCTATGTCGTGATTTACGTTTGAAAACGTAGTATTGGAGTTCCTTTGCGAAATAATATCCCATGCATGGGCTGTGCTCCGGTGTGGATGAATCTAATGAGTTGAATGTGTAGCTGTCAGTCACTGCTTCGGTGGGAATCCTAAACTACAACTTGGAATATAAGACTCAATCCAGATTTTCACCggatattgtcatctgaacaagtaaGTAATAGGTCTGCCACACTTGGGAACACAACTGGgggaaaaagcattacaataaattgtGCTACTAATAGTAGGTTACATATAATCCTTTCTAGATTACAATCTgccatcaaaataatttttacacttAATTATTACAGCTGCTATAAGAGTAGGCTGTAATTAAATGATGCGCTTCCTGCCGAATCCTCAGCCAAATGAGGCCATGCGAATGAGAACAGCTTTGTTTTCAGACGTGAAGTAATGACCCAGTGCCATGCTCGAATTACCTGCAAAAACCTACCCGTAccactcaaattaaaaaaacattattacaaactACCCGTTGTAGCTTGTAACAGAaatagaaaagagaaagaaatagccatttgtgcaatgcatttaaatatttgacgAGTGTCCCGAACTACCATCAGCGTCACCCTGGAAACCAACGAAGAGCACCTGGACACACCCATCACCGGCTGATCGGTCACAGCTGCTGCTCATTACCTGCCGGCTTGAAAAAGCCACGAGGCATGCCAGAAGGTTGAGCATGTACTCTCGACAAGCAGCTACTAACGTGGTCTCGCCATTTTCTTACAGACAGCAGCATGTGAACCGACCAGCCCTCACCCCTGGCAGAGACTCACCGCTTCAGCACTTATGGACACTGACTCACCCGTATCGTTCtttgtttattcaataaatccaccctccagGGTATTGTTTATGAGacctccttgctgtgtgtttccttcaccccgtcacaatatttaaacatttatttaggtaaatacagaaaactgaattttaaaaataaagaaaacaaagtgtATCTATATCTACTAAACTTTCATGCAGACACGAACAACTACATAAAATTATTAACTTGCAAaacaacattgttttattttaaatattgacttTACTTTTGTAATTAGTTCAACATCATGCCAATTCCATTCATATTGTttgtgcaataataaaataaagtcacacaaatttaaattatttttgtgttcagtgtgtACAAGTGGAGCGCTgaagatttatatttctttaattatcaCAATGTGCAATGGTTATGTggtaaaggtgttttttttttaaaaaaaaaagaaatgtcatcAGACACACCAAAGTTACTATGCAACCAAAAACCTTAAATCACagaaatattgtttgtttacatcaacctttaaaatgttaaaatgcattctgAATGTTAACACTaatgaaaacaacagcagctgCAATGTGAATACAATACACTGCAAACTATTTCAGAGCCGTATTACACTACAAAAGTAAAAGTGAAAGATTACTTGTAACAAATCCTTGCATAAATCtgttccaaaaaataaaaacataaaaaaaaaaacaacaacgggGTGGAGCTATGTCTATGTTTCCAGGAAACTGATAAACCAGCTCATCAAGTTAatccacacagacacacttgtGGTATGAGCACAAGAACCAACAATGCTTACGgattcataatttatataaaaagaaagaaagaaagaaaaaatctgaGACTGacagtgagaaaaaaagaaatccactTCAGAAAGACAGCGAAGTGAACATCAAGTACTTCAAACTCCCAATCTGTGACGCATGATGAAGGCAGAAGGGGACTCTGATTGTCATGACAGTGAGTTTACTTTTAACTGTACAAACATATTGAAAAGTTTGACACAAACcttgtataatatatacttttaaaaagtggaTGATCTgacacaaaattatttaaaatatatttttgaatatttatagaTAATATTATTGTACATTGCTGTACAAAGactgaaaaaatgtttgaacaTATCCCAGATTTTATTCCCAAGAAgtacaaattattattgtaaggCCAAAACCATTTACTTTACACCGATGACAGACATCACTTTTTGTatacattagaaaaaaacagaaggTTTTAATTTCCAAAGCAACATCTCCACAATGTCTTTAGATATTAAAGATTAAGAGATTTTCTTTGTTcaagtttctgtttttataataGTATGCTTGGAAATCTTGTAAACTCACATTAATGCTCAGGCAAACTGCACCATTGAATCTGTCCAGTATTGTGTTTATACaggttttttatataaaaaaaagttttaatttgacAATCCACAAGCACATGGAAAATACACAATCTACAAATTTGAGTAAACACttaaacatgataaaatataatgtttggcCTTAATCAATGTTTGCTGTTAACTGGAATTGATAATTACAGATTCCTTTATTTTCTCTTGCA
Encoded proteins:
- the trim110 gene encoding E3 ubiquitin/ISG15 ligase TRIM25, encoding MYIWAVILYEIILHTRLKDEKAAVGSMEEEHTCPMCRDLFGRSQPFPCGHSFCLPCAQEAWSQSTGCGRRRFVCPQCLEEQKVVVCDCCPEDEGNEAQAAVKTCLRCEISLCEQHLQPHLQRPAYSTHLLVEPLMDVSHHRCPAHQEVFRYYCMDDREYVCPDCILEGQHAQHQVKGVRKVEEEYKVKLQSLFEKAEEKVKQGEKMLEEHQKACRSIIEGSSVSDVSQVLQMGSALQAQVGRLVSAVINITEQERQQAMERVQEECCRVREDLNQTESIHRFFGSLLDESDPFLLIWVFQTEDSQMMADINSPLFTPPQPSMDKKRVLENVENKYREFIAETLRCLIELKRDLLSSPLTLDKNSAHPLLNISEDLRTVMRVKKRLSVPEHPDRFDHWSQVVSSQIFSSGTHYWELEVEGFWDIAVTYHTIERKSKEGTAFGCNKISWSLTQQHDRKLAAWHNRKKTHLSTKMSGKHLAVTLDYDSGSITFSEVGSSSTLLPLHNFSTRFTQPICLGFGLYKPELNSRVSILKKI
- the LOC122325443 gene encoding GTPase IMAP family member 8-like, which produces MEEEEKSDRLDSCPALPEIKAIIIGSKAEYKRSAANTIIGEEDCKVGEEIVKSKKQQITVQNRSVTLVMTPGWWRSFTLTESAKYLKMEIVHSLKLCPDPHAFLLVINLHKPFTKIHLNSVLEHMEILGEQIWNHTIVLLMYDNTEKRDVDNKQLIERAGTELNILIQKCKNRVQVFNYTDSKGINVEELFHEIERLIESHEGFKIDSKLFEDMEEKRWTVEKQAKERENEVKTKMQTLKQCLTDKVFPELRIVLMGDNIVGKTSVMDTILKKKELKNLTKKCVMRDGEVDKRKVILIDTPGWWPYASVKETSESVKQEIKSSVSMCSPGPHAVLLVLQSGVAFTEAQRRSVKEHMELLGGNVWKYCIVVFSGGDWMGTSTIEEHIESEGEALQWLINKCGNRYHVLNYMEQDDREQVRELMEKVEMMARENKELLTPVEAGMEETDSGCGSNWSEQDKLERGSFNLDPPEMNEEYVAKWLENTEIVSNYRTLSEFSKDISEDVTLNQDQ